From the genome of Halorussus caseinilyticus, one region includes:
- a CDS encoding TatD family hydrolase, giving the protein MTEDLGTPVLDNHLHLDPDHGRGIEAVKDFARSGGTHLLVVNKPSWLLGVEPETGEEFRPVFETTLEVVSRADDVLDGRAWPVLGVHPGLVSKLVDDRGYSPEEARDLMRAGLDVAAEYVADGDPAESDEPVGPGEAVALKTGRPHYDTADAVWEASNAVLRHGLELGAENDCAVQLHTEASEDLTDIAGWAEDAGLDPERVVKHYAGGRLAGPTPSVMSEKDRLELAAECGDPFLMETDFVDDPDRPGAVMGPKTVPRRVRWMRESGYDDAIHNAHVETPRRVYGLDTEATLRR; this is encoded by the coding sequence ATGACCGAGGACCTCGGAACGCCGGTACTCGACAATCACCTGCATCTGGACCCCGACCACGGCCGGGGCATCGAGGCCGTGAAGGACTTCGCGCGGAGCGGTGGCACCCACTTACTGGTGGTCAACAAGCCGTCGTGGTTGCTCGGCGTCGAACCCGAGACCGGCGAGGAGTTCCGCCCGGTGTTCGAGACCACCCTCGAAGTCGTCTCGCGCGCCGACGACGTACTCGACGGCCGGGCGTGGCCCGTCCTCGGGGTCCACCCCGGTCTCGTCTCGAAGTTGGTGGACGACAGGGGATACTCCCCCGAGGAGGCCCGCGACCTGATGCGGGCCGGGTTGGACGTGGCCGCCGAGTACGTCGCGGACGGCGACCCCGCCGAGTCGGACGAACCCGTCGGACCCGGCGAGGCCGTCGCGCTCAAGACCGGCCGCCCGCACTACGACACCGCCGACGCGGTGTGGGAGGCGTCGAACGCGGTCCTCCGGCACGGTCTCGAACTCGGCGCGGAAAACGACTGCGCGGTCCAACTCCACACCGAGGCCAGCGAGGACCTGACCGACATCGCGGGGTGGGCGGAGGACGCGGGACTCGACCCCGAACGCGTCGTCAAGCACTACGCTGGCGGCCGACTCGCCGGGCCGACCCCGAGCGTGATGAGCGAGAAAGACCGCCTCGAACTCGCGGCCGAATGTGGCGACCCCTTCCTGATGGAGACCGACTTCGTGGACGACCCCGACCGACCCGGCGCGGTCATGGGACCCAAGACCGTCCCCCGGCGCGTCCGGTGGATGCGCGAGTCGGGTTACGACGACGCGATTCACAACGCCCACGTCGAGACTCCCCGGCGGGTGTACGGACTCGACACCGAGGCGACCCTCCGGCGATAG
- a CDS encoding DUF2150 family protein has product MSAPPEEFYSDERWQNWLDRIREEDIDPEDEDSARLLLNLQDDVAIAVAKIVTAYDDGDIDEEEATDELTDIREVVLDEVSFENDDKAMLIDGVQTSLVCVFYAAEQYVAEGAADEAAVEEYVLEAGRAEEAEDLDSALGLVAAGGTRIIDGEELDMSVTEELEYGLVTEWVNGLDSLQSAMSDPEVVEEEDEADE; this is encoded by the coding sequence ATGAGCGCGCCTCCGGAGGAATTCTACTCCGACGAACGCTGGCAGAACTGGCTCGACCGCATCCGCGAGGAAGACATCGACCCCGAGGACGAGGATTCCGCCCGTCTCCTCCTCAACTTGCAGGACGACGTGGCAATCGCCGTCGCCAAAATCGTCACCGCCTACGACGACGGTGACATCGACGAGGAGGAGGCGACGGACGAACTCACCGACATCCGGGAGGTCGTTCTCGACGAGGTTTCGTTCGAGAACGACGACAAGGCCATGCTCATCGACGGCGTTCAGACGAGTCTCGTCTGCGTCTTCTACGCGGCCGAGCAGTACGTCGCCGAGGGCGCGGCGGACGAGGCCGCAGTCGAGGAGTACGTTCTGGAGGCGGGCCGCGCTGAGGAGGCCGAGGACCTCGATTCGGCGCTCGGACTGGTCGCGGCCGGTGGAACCCGCATCATCGACGGCGAGGAACTCGACATGTCGGTCACGGAGGAACTCGAGTACGGTCTCGTCACCGAGTGGGTCAACGGACTCGACAGTCTCCAGAGTGCGATGAGCGACCCCGAAGTGGTCGAAGAGGAAGACGAAGCCGACGAGTAG